A window of Halichoerus grypus chromosome 15, mHalGry1.hap1.1, whole genome shotgun sequence genomic DNA:
TGGGCGTGGCCAGGGGAGAGGCGGGGCTAAGAAAAAAGATCTTTTGGACCTGCAAGATAGGAAAAGGGCTGGAGCCCAATGAGAGTAGAAAGCTAGGCGGCATGGCTACGAACAGGCAGTTCTAATACAAAAAGAAGGGATGCTTCCTGAGAAGCCAAACCGAGGAAGAGGTGAGGCTTAAAGGAGGGCCAGACCTattggggaaggggacagaggtgACCCGGAGAGAGGCGGGTTTACGGGATTAAGTTTCTGGGTGGTTGGCGGGGCTTCTGAGGGAGAGCTACTGGGGTCGTGGCCAGGGGGCCTGCTGGCTTAGATATGTAAGACCGATTCTACGGAGGAGAGCCTAGGGAGATCATTAGAGCTTTGAAAAGGGACATGGCCGGTGGAGAAGCACGGCTGGCAGGGGCGAGGCTGTGAGTTGATCGCCCCTACCCGGTGCCCCCAGATGTACCCGGAGCTGCAGATTGCGCGTGTGGAACAGGCGACACAGGCCATCCCCATGGAGCGCTGGTGCGGGGGTGCCCGGAGTGGCCGCtgtgcccacccccaccaccaggtTGTGCCTTTCCGCTGCCTGCGTGAGTCAcaggctgggggggaggggttagaAGTGGGGGGTCTCCCAGGGGTGAGATTctgggccctgggctcaggttCACATTAGGGATCTGGATGTCTGGTGCCAGAGTGGGGCAGAGAAACCTCTGAGGATAAAATGCCTGGATTCTGAGGAGGGCGGAGCTAGTGTCTGGGGGAAGGTCTCACTCTGGTGCCACCATTCCTCAGCAGGTGAATTCGTGAGCGAGGCCCTGCTGGTGCCTGAAGGCTGCCGGTTCTTGCATCAGGAGCACATGGACCAGTGCGAGAGTTCAACCCGGAGGCATCAGGAGGCACAGGAGGTCAGAACCCTGGCCCATCCATCCTCACCCCCCAGAACCCAGGAGTCCAGTCCCCTAACACCCCGTCCCCTCCAGAACCTGAGTCTGGGCCTCAGCCCCCTTTTCCCACTGGGACAGAATCAGGAATCCAGGCTCCAGCCTCATCAACCCCCAAGACCTAGGCATCCAGGCTCCCCTCTACCCTCTCCTAACTCACAATCCTGGCACCTGGGCCTACTCTTTCCACAGGCCTGCAGCTCCCAGGGCCTCATCCTGCATGGCTCGGGCATGCTTTTGCCCTGTGGCACAGATCGGTTCCGAGGTGTGGAGTATGTGTGCTGCCCCCCTCCAGTGACCCCCGATCCATCTGGGACAGCAGTTGGGTGAGTGGGAGGGAACCCTCCATGCCCATCCCAAGTCTCCTGAGGCAGGAAGTGGGAAGCCTGGGGGCACGGGTTAGATTCTCATTGCCTTGAGTCTTCTGTTCCCTCAGTGACCCCTCCACCCGGTCCTGGCCCCTAGGGGGCAGAGTAGAGGGGCatgaggatgaggaagaagaggaatccTTCCTACAGCCAGTAGACGATTACTTCGTGGAGCCCCCACGggctgaagaggaagaagaggaggaaagaattcTACCATCAAGCTCCCATAGCCCTGCAGGGGTCAGCAAAGGTGAGACGGTCTCTGGACCCTTAATTCCCTCTACCCTGGAGGGAGGATGATTTGAGGGAGCCTTGGTGTAGAGGCATCTTTAGGAGGGACGTGTTGGGGAGAGACCCAGCTGGGGGGAATGGAAGGCATGGGAGTAACTtgggataaagaagaggtggaagGGCTGTCCTGTGAAGAATGCAAAGGGTGAGGGTGTTTTGGGGGTACCTGGAGGTGGAGGAGCCCTCTGGTTGTTCCTAATGGTTATTTGGGGAAAGCCTGAAGGATGGTATAATGGATTCCTAAGCTTTGCAAGAACAGGCCCGGCTCAGAGCTAGATCTCTCATGATGCCCCACAGCAGCTATGGTTATGTGGACACATCGTGGCCTCCAGTGTGCTCTAGGAGATGTAGTTCTCCAGGAAGGGAAGGTGACCTGGAGATGGGCTTCACGCTGATTCCCTGATTCCTGGCCTTGTTGCAGTAACCACCACCCCAAGGCCCACAGATGGTGTGGATGTGTACTTCGGCATGCCTGGAGAAATCAGTGAGCATGAGGGGTTCCTGCGGGCCAAGATGGACCTGGAGGAACGTAGGATGCGCCAGATTAATGAGGTGATGATCCTGGGAGCCCCAGGATTTCCCACAACACAGAACTCCCTAAATCAACACAGAATTTCCTCAGGCGCACATTGAGGCTGCCTCCAAAGACTCCCCAAGCCCCCAACAACCCCTAGCCCTCAACACCACCTCTAAGATGATCAGGGATCCTTGACCCACCTAGAATCCCACTGAGATGCCACCAAGATTCTATGGAAACTCTGGTACACTGTATTCTTCTACTTTAAATTCCTTCGGAGCCTTAACCTCTCATGAACCCAAGAGCCAGTGGGACCTAAGGGATCTGGAGCCTCCAAAGTCTTGAAGAGGGTTTGGGGGACTCACTGGGTAGAGCAGGGTAGATTCCATGATCCTGAAGCTCCCCTTGACCCTAGGTGATGCGTGAATGGGCCATGGCAGACAACCAGTCCAAGAACCTGCCGAAGGCCGACAGACAGGCCCTGAACGAGGTAGGACACCCTCCAGCGGGTCTTACTCATGGAATCCACTACCTGGAACACACCTGGTCTCAGCCTGGTTCAGGCCTCGCTCAGTTCTACCCCTTCCTAGTTATCTTGGTCTCTCCTGGCCCCACCCCTCCGTTTGGCCCCACCCCTCTAGGCCTAGGTCTGACCTGACATTTCTCTCCTCCTCAGACTGGCCATGTTTTGCCTCGTCTTAACCTGATCCTTGCCTCTGAGGGCCGGCTCTGTGGTCCTCTCCCCAGCTGAGCCCCTGCAGGTGCAGCCAGGGCCTCTCAGGCCCTGTCCCCTGAGTCTGGTCCCACCCCTCTAATCTCACTTTTACTCAGTCCCTCCTCAGTAGGGCCAGCCCCGTGACTCACCAGTCATCTCTAGGCCTCGCTCAGGTTAGCCCCATTCCCTGACCCTCACTCAGCTCCTCTCCGTCCGATTCCAGCACCGACCATCTCCAGTTGGCCCCGCCCAGGCCTAGAGCCTTCCCTAGCCTATAATACTTGGAAAGATATTTCCCCTGATCGCGAGCCAGCTCAGTTCCTAGATTGGCCCCACCCAGTACAGTTCCCCCCCCTCAGATCAGCTCCCAGTTGGCCTGGTCCTGCCTGCACTCTGCCTGGCCCTGTAGCCCCACCCCTTCCAGTCCAGTGTCCTGTGATCTAGTCCCACCCTAGGGTGGATTCTACCCATGCCTAGACCCATGGCAGCACCCCCTCCACCACCTGGCCCTAGAGCCCCGCCTTTCCAGACCGCCTTTGGCGCGGACTCTCACCCATCTTCCCCTTTGCGGGCCCTGTGCTCCCCTCCCTCACCAGCACTTCCAGTCCATTCTGCAGACCCTGGAGGAGCAGGTGTCTGGTGAGCGACAGCGCCTGGTGGAGACCCACGCCACCCGAGTCATCGCCCTTATCAACGACCAGCGCCGGGCGGCCCTGGAAGGTTTCCTGGCGGCACTGCAGGGGGACCCGCCTCAGGTGTGGGAgctgtgggggcagagggcaaaggGTGCAGAGGTCTGGGCAGGCCCGGCAGCCTTCGTCCCTTGCACAGGCCGAGCGCGTCCTGCTGGCCCTGCGCCGTTACCTGCGCGCCGAGCAGAAGGAGCAAAGGCACGCGCTGAGGCATTACCAGCATGTGGCTGCTGTGGACCCCGAGAAGGCCCAGCAGATGCGCTTCCAGGTGCtcaggccccctcctccctccgaCCCCAGTGTCTGGGACCCCATCCCTCAGACACTCTTCCTGTCCCTTGGACCCCCTTCCTGTCcctggcagcccccacccccgtgccTTGGGACCCTTTCCAGCCCCTTGGATCCCCACTCCCTGACCCTGGAACGctgccctcacccccacacccctcacccccacccctgtgcctCTGACCCCTTTCTTGTCCCTTGGTTTCCTACGTCCTTTCCCAGAATCCCACTCCTGGGCCTTGCACCCTGTTCCTGTCCTTccactctcctttctccctcaccccacttgttTACCGTGCAGCCCTTGTTCTGTGCCCTCACATCCCCATTCTTATTTCTTGGATGTTCTCTTCCTGTCCCTGACCACTCCATTCTATGCTTTTGAACTCCAAACTTGCCCTTGAACCACATCATTTCCATAGGACCCTCTAATCCCACTTCCTTCTGTGTAACCCCTGAAACTTCACTTTCTATTCCTCAGACCCTACTTTCTGCTTCTCCTACTCTCTCACGTCCACTTCCTGTCTTCTGTGCCATATTCCTTGTATCCTGTACTTACATTGTCTCTGGCGCACTTTTCCTAGTGGACTActcctttcccttctgccttACTTCCTTTTCCAAGCCCCTCACTTCCTGTCTGCTgtacatcttttccttttctttttattctgcttctcctcctccagtTTTCTTCCTCCTGTGGCCCAATTCCTGGACTTTGGACCCTACTTCCTGTCCATAGTATATGTTACTTTTCCTTGGACCCTGTTGACCTTCCTGCTTcaccctgcctcagtttccccatctctccctaCTGCCCCTTTCATCCTTCATGCTCACTCCCGCACAGGTGCAGACCCACCTTCAAGTCATTGAAGAAAGGATGAATCAGAGCCTGGGGCTGCTTGACCAGAACCCCCGCCTGGCTCAGGAACTGCGGCCCCAGATCCGTGAGTGCCTGTGACCCCTGGTTCCCATTCTAGGGCTTCTTAAGGCAGGCGCCCACCTTCTATTGGTTAAAGTAAGTGACAAACCCAGTCCAGATTCAAAGGAAGAACCCCCCACGAGAGAACGAACACCAGAAAGTGTGACCTACCGCAGCCCCCAGATCTGCTGTGACTTCCTACTGGATATCCCCTACCTGACCCTGCTCTTTAAAGAAGCCATTCTCTTGAGACTTCAGCCTCCATTCTGCTTGCCAGGGGTGTCTCCATCTAGCTCCCCACATTCCCAGATCACACCTGTGGCTATGCCCAATCACTCTATTGCTAGGGTGCTGTTTATTCCCCGAGTTTTGTTTTGAGGCATCCCTGTGCTCATGATCTTGACCCCCTTTCTGCATGTTCCCCTCAGAGGAGCTCCTCCAGTCTGAGCACCTGGGTCCCAATGAGTTGGAAGCCCCCGCCCCAGGGGGCAGCAGTGAGGACAAGGGTGGGCTGCAGCCTCTGGATTCCAAGGATGGTGAGTTATCCCCAATATAGATAACCCCAGACTTTGGGGGGACAGGTACCCAACCTCCACTCTAATCCCCTAAAGTCTGGGGGTATCTGAGCCACCACAGTGAGTGGGAGACGATAGGAACGGATGTCTAAGGTTGTGGAGGCCTCTGTAGGATCCTTGATCCTCCTGCCTTGGCCCCTGGGAGGGTGTGTCTCCACCCTTTCCTCGATGATGCCCTCCTTTCTTCACTGTTCCGCCTGTCTTGCCTCCTCTGGCTGCCAGCAGACACTCCCATGGCCCTTCCCAAAGGTGAGTATCTCCCAGAATAGACCCCAGCCACCAAATCCCGCTAGTCCCTGAGCCCAGAATGGGAAAGGGTCCATACATTGGGAACTCCAGACCTGCTGGGGTAGAGTCCGGTGTGCCTTCTGACCGCCTCCTCAGGCAGGGGTAGCACCATTCTCGACTCTCAGGAATAAGATAGGACTTGGGGTTAGGGTCTGCAGAACAAGATGCTGCATCCTCTGGGAAAGAGAAGATGTCCCCCCTGGAGCAGTATGAGCGAAAGGTAAGTCAGACCTGTGGGTGCCTGAGGGTGGATGGGAGAGGGGTCCTGGACTCCAGGGTCTGAAGGAGGAGGGTGTTAGGGGTTTGGATTCCCTGGCCTGAGGGAAGAAGGGATTGAGGACATGGACTTTGGGGTCCTAGGGAAGAAGAAGGCTGGGGGATGCCCTCTTGGGGCCCAGACTCCTGAGTCCCTTATACCTGCTGCTTCCCCAGGTGAATGTGTCTGTTCCAAGGGGTTTTCCTTTCCACTCTTCGGAGATTCAGAGAGATGAGCTGGTAAGAGGAGGACTGTTCTGGGTACCTAGGGGGAGAGGTCAGAAGTCAGTGGCTAGGCTGTGACTCCCAAAGCCACACAGGGCCTTGGTGAGCCTCAAAGATGGCCCCTGCCCCATGTCCTCTCCACGCAGGCACCAGCAGGGACAGGTGTGTCCCGAGAGGCAGTGTCTGGTCTGCTGATCatgggagcaggtgggggctCCCTGattgtcctctccctgctgctcttgCGCAGGAAGAAGCCCTATGGGGCTATCAGCCATGGAGTGGTGGAGGTGAGAGACACAGACACATGGGATGGGGGAGGCATTCCAGAGCCTGGATGCAGAGGAACTCTGAGATCTGCGGTCAGGTCCCTatgcccctctgctcctcccggcCCTCCTGCAGGTGGACCCTATGCTGACCCTGGAGGAGCAACAGCTTCGGGAACTGCAGCGTCATGGCTATGAGAACCCCACCTACCGCTTCCTGGAGGAACGACCCTGAACCAGCCCCCTTCACCTCCTTTGGCTGAGCCCAGaccttccctcttcctggagcCCCAGAACCCCAACTCCCGGCCCGGGGGAGGGGTCTCAAAAATGTTCATTTCACACTCTTTGTGAGGGGGCTGGAAATTCTTATTTCCCCTTTCGAATTCCAAATTCCATTCCCAAGAAATCCCCAGGTATTCCCAGCTACCTCCCTGCTTGGGACTTCCTCaccttaatttattttgttaagtTAATTTATTGTTCCTTAAGGTGACCACTAGCTTGGTCCCAGTGTCTGTTGTTCCCTAGAAGTCACCCTCCCATGTGCTCTCCACTAACAACCCAATAAAATCCTTTTCCCCACCATGCCATCCTGCGTCTCTGTGGGGGAATCAGGGTGTAATCACAGCTCTGGACGCTGGTGTGGATCCCTGCCCAGGCTTCCTTCACCTCTTCAAACAGTATGATCTGGGCGGAGCCTGTAGGAAGGGCTGGGGTTGGCGTGCAGGGGGCGGGGCCCAAAGGCTGGCTAGG
This region includes:
- the APLP1 gene encoding amyloid beta precursor like protein 1 isoform X1, which translates into the protein MGPTSPAARGLGRHRGPPPLPLLLPLLLLLLRAQLAVGSLAGGSPGAAEAPGSAQVAGLCGHLTLHRDLRTGRWEPDPQRSRRCLRDPQRVLEYCRQMYPELQIARVEQATQAIPMERWCGGARSGRCAHPHHQVVPFRCLPGEFVSEALLVPEGCRFLHQEHMDQCESSTRRHQEAQEACSSQGLILHGSGMLLPCGTDRFRGVEYVCCPPPVTPDPSGTAVGDPSTRSWPLGGRVEGHEDEEEEESFLQPVDDYFVEPPRAEEEEEEERILPSSSHSPAGVSKVTTTPRPTDGVDVYFGMPGEISEHEGFLRAKMDLEERRMRQINEVMREWAMADNQSKNLPKADRQALNEHFQSILQTLEEQVSGERQRLVETHATRVIALINDQRRAALEGFLAALQGDPPQAERVLLALRRYLRAEQKEQRHALRHYQHVAAVDPEKAQQMRFQVQTHLQVIEERMNQSLGLLDQNPRLAQELRPQIQELLQSEHLGPNELEAPAPGGSSEDKGGLQPLDSKDADTPMALPKGSAEQDAASSGKEKMSPLEQYERKVNVSVPRGFPFHSSEIQRDELAPAGTGVSREAVSGLLIMGAGGGSLIVLSLLLLRRKKPYGAISHGVVEVDPMLTLEEQQLRELQRHGYENPTYRFLEERP
- the APLP1 gene encoding amyloid beta precursor like protein 1 isoform X4; the protein is MGPTSPAARGLGRHRGPPPLPLLLPLLLLLLRAQLAVGSLAGGSPGAAEAPGSAQVAGLCGHLTLHRDLRTGRWEPDPQRSRRCLRDPQRVLEYCRQMYPELQIARVEQATQAIPMERWCGGARSGRCAHPHHQVVPFRCLPGEFVSEALLVPEGCRFLHQEHMDQCESSTRRHQEAQEACSSQGLILHGSGMLLPCGTDRFRGVEYVCCPPPVTPDPSGTAVGDPSTRSWPLGGRVEGHEDEEEEESFLQPVDDYFVEPPRAEEEEEEERILPSSSHSPAGVSKVTTTPRPTDGVDVYFGMPGEISEHEGFLRAKMDLEERRMRQINEVMREWAMADNQSKNLPKADRQALNEHFQSILQTLEEQVSGERQRLVETHATRVIALINDQRRAALEGFLAALQGDPPQAERVLLALRRYLRAEQKEQRHALRHYQHVAAVDPEKAQQMRFQVQTHLQVIEERMNQSLGLLDQNPRLAQELRPQIQELLQSEHLGPNELEAPAPGGSSEDKGGLQPLDSKDGSAEQDAASSGKEKMSPLEQYERKVNVSVPRGFPFHSSEIQRDELAPAGTGVSREAVSGLLIMGAGGGSLIVLSLLLLRRKKPYGAISHGVVEVDPMLTLEEQQLRELQRHGYENPTYRFLEERP
- the APLP1 gene encoding amyloid beta precursor like protein 1 isoform X2 → MGPTSPAARGLGRHRGPPPLPLLLPLLLLLLRAQLAVGSLAGGSPGAAEAPGSAQVAGLCGHLTLHRDLRTGRWEPDPQRSRRCLRDPQRVLEYCRQMYPELQIARVEQATQAIPMERWCGGARSGRCAHPHHQVVPFRCLPGEFVSEALLVPEGCRFLHQEHMDQCESSTRRHQEAQEACSSQGLILHGSGMLLPCGTDRFRGVEYVCCPPPVTPDPSGTAVGDPSTRSWPLGGRVEGHEDEEEEESFLQPVDDYFVEPPRAEEEEEEERILPSSSHSPAGVSKVTTTPRPTDGVDVYFGMPGEISEHEGFLRAKMDLEERRMRQINEVMREWAMADNQSKNLPKADRQALNEHFQSILQTLEEQVSGERQRLVETHATRVIALINDQRRAALEGFLAALQGDPPQAERVLLALRRYLRAEQKEQRHALRHYQHVAAVDPEKAQQMRFQVQTHLQVIEERMNQSLGLLDQNPRLAQELRPQIQELLQSEHLGPNELEAPAPGGSSEDKGGLQPLDSKDDTPMALPKGSAEQDAASSGKEKMSPLEQYERKVNVSVPRGFPFHSSEIQRDELAPAGTGVSREAVSGLLIMGAGGGSLIVLSLLLLRRKKPYGAISHGVVEVDPMLTLEEQQLRELQRHGYENPTYRFLEERP
- the APLP1 gene encoding amyloid beta precursor like protein 1 isoform X3, producing MGPTSPAARGLGRHRGPPPLPLLLPLLLLLLRAQLAVGSLAGGSPGAAEAPGSAQVAGLCGHLTLHRDLRTGRWEPDPQRSRRCLRDPQRVLEYCRQMYPELQIARVEQATQAIPMERWCGGARSGRCAHPHHQVVPFRCLREFVSEALLVPEGCRFLHQEHMDQCESSTRRHQEAQEACSSQGLILHGSGMLLPCGTDRFRGVEYVCCPPPVTPDPSGTAVGDPSTRSWPLGGRVEGHEDEEEEESFLQPVDDYFVEPPRAEEEEEEERILPSSSHSPAGVSKVTTTPRPTDGVDVYFGMPGEISEHEGFLRAKMDLEERRMRQINEVMREWAMADNQSKNLPKADRQALNEHFQSILQTLEEQVSGERQRLVETHATRVIALINDQRRAALEGFLAALQGDPPQAERVLLALRRYLRAEQKEQRHALRHYQHVAAVDPEKAQQMRFQVQTHLQVIEERMNQSLGLLDQNPRLAQELRPQIQELLQSEHLGPNELEAPAPGGSSEDKGGLQPLDSKDADTPMALPKGSAEQDAASSGKEKMSPLEQYERKVNVSVPRGFPFHSSEIQRDELAPAGTGVSREAVSGLLIMGAGGGSLIVLSLLLLRRKKPYGAISHGVVEVDPMLTLEEQQLRELQRHGYENPTYRFLEERP
- the APLP1 gene encoding amyloid beta precursor like protein 1 isoform X5; the encoded protein is MGPTSPAARGLGRHRGPPPLPLLLPLLLLLLRAQLAVGSLAGGSPGAAEAPGSAQVAGLCGHLTLHRDLRTGRWEPDPQRSRRCLRDPQRVLEYCRQMYPELQIARVEQATQAIPMERWCGGARSGRCAHPHHQVVPFRCLPGEFVSEALLVPEGCRFLHQEHMDQCESSTRRHQEAQEACSSQGLILHGSGMLLPCGTDRFRGVEYVCCPPPVTPDPSGTAVGDPSTRSWPLGGRVEGHEDEEEEESFLQPVDDYFVEPPRAEEEEEEERILPSSSHSPAGVSKVTTTPRPTDGVDVYFGMPGEISEHEGFLRAKMDLEERRMRQINEVMREWAMADNQSKNLPKADRQALNEHFQSILQTLEEQVSGERQRLVETHATRVIALINDQRRAALEGFLAALQGDPPQAERVLLALRRYLRAEQKEQRHALRHYQHVAAVDPEKAQQMRFQVQTHLQVIEERMNQSLGLLDQNPRLAQELRPQIQELLQSEHLGPNELEAPAPGGSSEDKGGLQPLDSKDGIR